A single region of the Terriglobia bacterium genome encodes:
- the infB gene encoding translation initiation factor IF-2, with the protein MPQFRIYDLAQDLGIKRAAEIVTRLNALGIRGKTSSSHLERDEVEKFLDRYFKLKPEARETYFANRKAREEKEQQDEEKTRVEKAARAEVRKKERVEAARLKKEEDKTRKESEKKSKEEEKAAAKKHAQEEKEKAAHAAKAKKAKKEEVAAEAVAPAPEPVAAVVPEAPEIPAPPMPAHVPAEVLPVAKPAEPKPVRVPPAVHPPAPPQVAARVAAQEPPPSPILPAPAAAVPHPPRPSRATSLAELRKVAMGKPASATAPKHAPPHQPRDRGASHQAPHARPSTPSRSLDLTKALHPTKRLSPQSTGQPGLQRPIYTPHPRTSPGTNVAVPATTPVGQRRGRPGMPPRGTTRRDRHDPAEELLKRLRPQQRAAEPPVPREFRTITIAEGVTLKYLSEKLDVKGKDLIKKLLEKGVFVTINQTLDAQLAVDLAKEFNAEAKVVSFEEEAIMETVAAPSPEHLAPRAPVVTVMGHVDHGKTSLLDAIRKTSVTEGEAGGITQHIGAYQVEIKGRRITFLDTPGHEAFTLMRARGASVTDIVVLVVAADDGIMQQTREAIDHARAAKVPIIVAINKVDKPNALPERVKKQLTELDLMPEEWGGKTVTVEVSAKQHTNIDLLLEMILLVADLAELKADSDSPAAGTVLEAKLDRGRGAVATVLVQNGTLHVGDSFIVGAWYGKVRAMFDYKGQPLVEAGPATPSEVLGLEGVPQAGDKFQVLADTMKARQIGTFRQTKLREAALAKSSRLTLDQLHDQLATGAIKELPIILKADVQGSVEVVADMVQKLSNDKVKVKVLHSGVGAITETDVLLASASNAIIIGFNVRPERKALELAEQEKVDIRLHTIIYEISDEIRKAMTGLLEAKFREVYLGRAEVRETFRIPKVGTVAGSYIQDGRIARNSEVRLLRDNVVIYEGHVSSLRRFKDDVSEVKLGFECGIALQNFSDIKQGDVIEAFVSERVAAEAV; encoded by the coding sequence ATGCCGCAATTTCGAATTTATGACCTGGCGCAGGATCTTGGCATCAAGCGAGCCGCTGAGATTGTAACCAGACTTAATGCGCTGGGGATCCGGGGAAAAACTTCATCGAGTCATCTGGAACGCGACGAGGTGGAGAAGTTCCTCGACCGCTATTTCAAATTGAAGCCGGAAGCGCGCGAGACGTACTTTGCCAACCGCAAGGCGCGCGAAGAAAAGGAACAACAGGATGAGGAGAAGACCCGGGTAGAGAAGGCGGCACGGGCTGAAGTCCGCAAGAAAGAGCGCGTCGAAGCAGCGCGGTTGAAAAAAGAGGAAGATAAGACCCGCAAGGAATCAGAGAAGAAATCCAAGGAAGAGGAAAAGGCGGCTGCAAAGAAGCACGCTCAAGAGGAAAAAGAGAAGGCGGCCCACGCAGCAAAAGCGAAAAAGGCCAAGAAGGAAGAGGTGGCCGCTGAAGCCGTGGCACCTGCGCCGGAACCGGTGGCAGCTGTAGTCCCTGAAGCTCCTGAAATCCCTGCGCCGCCCATGCCAGCCCATGTCCCGGCTGAGGTGCTGCCTGTGGCAAAGCCAGCAGAACCGAAGCCGGTGCGGGTTCCCCCCGCCGTCCATCCGCCGGCGCCTCCCCAGGTTGCGGCCAGGGTGGCGGCTCAGGAACCACCCCCTTCCCCGATTCTGCCCGCCCCCGCTGCCGCGGTTCCTCACCCCCCGAGACCATCACGCGCCACCTCCTTAGCGGAATTGCGCAAAGTGGCGATGGGTAAGCCGGCGAGCGCGACGGCCCCCAAACACGCACCCCCTCATCAACCCCGCGATCGCGGAGCCTCTCATCAGGCCCCTCACGCGCGACCGTCCACTCCTTCGAGGAGTCTGGATCTGACCAAAGCACTTCATCCGACCAAGAGGCTGTCCCCGCAGTCAACCGGACAACCCGGTTTGCAAAGGCCGATTTATACGCCCCACCCGAGAACTTCGCCGGGAACCAACGTCGCCGTGCCCGCCACGACACCGGTTGGGCAGCGGCGAGGCCGACCTGGAATGCCTCCGCGGGGAACCACACGTCGAGATCGTCACGATCCTGCCGAGGAATTGCTGAAGCGGTTGAGACCCCAGCAGAGGGCCGCAGAACCCCCTGTTCCGCGTGAGTTTCGGACCATCACAATCGCCGAAGGCGTCACCCTGAAATACTTGAGCGAAAAGCTTGATGTCAAAGGAAAGGATCTGATCAAGAAACTCCTGGAAAAGGGAGTTTTCGTGACCATCAATCAGACCCTGGATGCGCAACTGGCCGTCGACCTTGCCAAGGAATTCAACGCTGAAGCGAAGGTCGTCAGCTTCGAAGAAGAAGCGATCATGGAAACGGTGGCCGCCCCCTCTCCCGAACACCTGGCGCCGCGCGCCCCGGTGGTGACGGTCATGGGACACGTCGATCATGGAAAGACCTCTCTTTTGGATGCCATCCGCAAGACCAGCGTGACCGAGGGCGAGGCCGGCGGAATCACCCAGCACATCGGGGCCTACCAAGTCGAAATCAAGGGCCGAAGGATCACCTTCCTGGACACGCCGGGCCACGAGGCCTTTACCCTTATGCGAGCCCGCGGCGCCAGTGTCACCGATATTGTGGTCCTAGTGGTCGCCGCGGACGATGGCATCATGCAACAGACCCGCGAGGCCATCGACCACGCCCGAGCGGCCAAGGTCCCTATCATCGTTGCTATTAACAAGGTGGATAAGCCGAATGCGTTGCCGGAACGAGTGAAGAAGCAACTCACGGAATTGGACTTGATGCCGGAAGAATGGGGCGGGAAAACGGTCACCGTGGAGGTTTCGGCCAAACAGCACACCAATATCGACCTGCTGCTTGAAATGATCCTGCTGGTCGCTGACTTGGCCGAACTGAAGGCGGACTCGGACAGTCCTGCCGCCGGCACCGTTCTCGAAGCCAAACTGGATCGGGGTCGGGGCGCGGTGGCTACCGTCCTCGTACAAAACGGGACACTGCATGTTGGGGATTCGTTCATCGTGGGAGCCTGGTACGGGAAAGTGCGGGCCATGTTCGATTACAAAGGACAGCCGCTTGTGGAGGCCGGACCGGCCACCCCCTCGGAGGTGCTCGGCCTCGAAGGCGTGCCGCAGGCGGGCGACAAATTCCAGGTCCTCGCCGATACCATGAAAGCTCGACAGATTGGAACCTTCCGGCAGACCAAGCTGCGCGAAGCCGCCCTCGCCAAGTCCTCACGGTTGACCCTGGATCAACTCCATGATCAACTGGCGACAGGCGCCATCAAGGAACTTCCGATCATCTTGAAGGCCGACGTCCAAGGTTCCGTCGAGGTGGTCGCTGACATGGTGCAAAAGCTTTCCAACGACAAGGTCAAGGTCAAGGTGTTGCACAGCGGCGTGGGCGCCATCACGGAGACCGACGTCTTGCTGGCTTCCGCCTCCAACGCAATCATCATCGGCTTCAATGTCCGGCCCGAACGCAAGGCGCTGGAATTGGCGGAGCAGGAAAAGGTCGACATTCGGTTGCATACCATTATCTACGAGATCAGCGACGAAATCCGAAAGGCCATGACCGGTCTGTTGGAAGCAAAATTCCGCGAGGTCTACCTCGGACGTGCGGAGGTTCGCGAAACGTTCCGCATTCCCAAGGTGGGGACGGTGGCTGGATCGTACATCCAGGATGGGAGGATCGCGCGCAACAGCGAGGTGCGGTTGCTTCGCGACAACGTCGTGATTTACGAGGGCCATGTCTCCTCCCTGCGGCGGTTCAAGGATGACGTCAGCGAGGTGAAATTGGGTTTTGAATGCGGAATCGCCCTTCAGAACTTCAGTGACATCAAGCAAGGGGATGTGATCGAAGCCTTTGTCAGTGAGCGCGTGGCCGCCGAAGCCGTGTGA
- a CDS encoding sodium:solute symporter — protein MGLRPLDFFVILIYLVGITLFGARFRKKQKSIKDYFLGGKTVPWWAICLSIVATETSTLTVISTPGIAYGGNLAFIQLVFGYVIARFIISLLFIPQYYKGELYTAYELMRRRFGHRIKNYTASIFLIMRGLAEGVRVFAISIVVNIALTSLFDRFALKHGDVWSIIIITLLTLFYTFEGGMTAVIWTDVIQLCIYIGGTLIAFAMIWHRIPGGLSEIVSMAGSKLSFLDFTFSLTKTYTFWAGIFGGTFLTMASHGTDQLIVQRLLTARNEHDSKKALITSGFVVLFQFSLFLFIGVMLWVFYQKFPTTLAFKTNDYIFPTFVITQLPTGVSGIIVAAILAAAMANLSSSFNSLASTTLMDFYKPLFRPEASDAHYLRLSRWLTVVWGLILIGIAVLARQWGSVLEVGLTIASVTYGALLGIFLMGVLTRSANERGGMIGMTASLITMVAIQFFPRWAPAWNEWAGTGWLRIAPSHIVKIGWPWYTLIGTAVTFALGMFFSKILKPRQSTPSSLL, from the coding sequence TTGGGGCTCAGGCCGCTTGATTTTTTTGTCATCCTAATTTACCTCGTCGGCATTACCCTTTTTGGCGCCCGCTTTCGAAAGAAACAAAAATCCATCAAAGACTACTTCCTCGGGGGCAAGACGGTTCCCTGGTGGGCCATCTGCCTCTCCATCGTCGCCACCGAGACCTCCACCTTGACGGTGATCAGTACGCCGGGGATCGCCTACGGCGGGAATCTGGCGTTCATTCAGCTCGTGTTTGGCTATGTCATCGCGCGTTTCATCATTTCCCTCCTCTTTATCCCGCAGTATTACAAGGGCGAACTCTACACCGCGTATGAACTGATGCGGCGCCGCTTCGGACATCGGATTAAAAACTACACCGCCTCCATTTTCCTGATCATGCGCGGACTGGCGGAAGGGGTCCGGGTCTTTGCCATCTCCATCGTTGTCAATATTGCCCTCACTTCCCTTTTTGACCGCTTCGCCCTGAAGCATGGTGACGTCTGGTCAATCATCATCATCACGCTTCTGACGCTTTTCTACACATTTGAAGGCGGCATGACCGCCGTCATATGGACTGACGTCATTCAGCTCTGCATTTACATCGGGGGAACGCTGATCGCTTTCGCAATGATCTGGCATCGCATTCCGGGTGGCCTGTCCGAGATCGTGTCGATGGCGGGATCGAAGCTTTCTTTCCTGGACTTCACGTTCTCTCTGACGAAGACCTATACGTTCTGGGCCGGGATTTTTGGCGGGACCTTCCTTACCATGGCGAGTCATGGGACCGATCAATTGATCGTCCAGCGGTTGCTGACGGCGCGCAACGAACACGACAGCAAAAAAGCGCTCATCACCAGCGGGTTCGTAGTGCTCTTCCAATTCTCGCTGTTTCTCTTTATCGGAGTGATGCTGTGGGTCTTCTACCAGAAATTTCCTACGACCCTGGCCTTCAAAACCAACGATTACATCTTCCCCACTTTTGTCATCACCCAGCTCCCCACCGGCGTCTCGGGCATTATTGTCGCGGCCATCCTTGCAGCCGCGATGGCGAATCTTTCGAGCTCCTTTAATTCATTGGCTTCGACGACTCTGATGGATTTCTACAAGCCCTTGTTCCGGCCGGAGGCGAGTGACGCGCATTACCTCCGACTCTCGCGCTGGTTGACGGTGGTGTGGGGGCTGATTCTGATTGGCATCGCCGTGCTGGCCCGTCAGTGGGGGTCGGTGTTGGAAGTGGGATTGACCATCGCCTCGGTGACGTATGGAGCACTGCTCGGGATCTTCCTGATGGGCGTGCTCACGCGAAGCGCGAATGAGCGCGGTGGCATGATTGGAATGACCGCGAGCCTGATCACCATGGTCGCAATCCAGTTTTTTCCAAGATGGGCGCCCGCATGGAACGAGTGGGCTGGGACCGGATGGCTCCGGATCGCACCCTCCCACATTGTGAAGATCGGGTGGCCGTGGTACACGCTGATCGGAACGGCAGTCACCTTTGCCCTGGGAATGTTTTTCAGCAAGATCCTCAAACCCCGACAGTCAACCCCCTCTTCCCTACTGTGA
- a CDS encoding DUF503 domain-containing protein: MEIALLTIDIHLPYAQSLKDKREVVRQLKDRLRAKFNCSVAEVDANDLWQISHVAVVTVNSDHVLLEQMMSAMEREAGRILAGNDYEFHREFM; encoded by the coding sequence ATGGAAATCGCACTTCTCACCATCGACATCCACCTCCCGTACGCACAATCATTGAAAGATAAGCGTGAGGTGGTGCGCCAACTCAAGGATCGGCTCCGGGCGAAGTTCAACTGTTCGGTGGCTGAGGTGGATGCCAATGACTTATGGCAAATTTCCCATGTCGCTGTGGTGACCGTCAATTCAGATCATGTCCTTCTGGAACAAATGATGAGTGCGATGGAACGAGAAGCGGGGAGAATACTGGCCGGAAATGATTATGAATTTCACCGGGAATTCATGTAG
- the truB gene encoding tRNA pseudouridine(55) synthase TruB translates to MIDGVVVIDKTPGVTSHDVVARVRKITGHARVGHFGTLDPMATGVLPVALGKATRLQQFYLGSRKSYCGTIRFGFSTSTYDSDGRPTSEARAVSISAIDLEIVRRQFVGPIQQTPPAFSAKKIGGISSHKLARKNQPVELKPIQVEIFRLDLSLVSAAEAEFEVECSGGTYVRSLAHEMGLKLGCGAHLTSLRRLASGEFTLAKALDFNLLKKEAQGDFSQVDWMDYLIPINMLLPGMASVGVPDEDLDRVKHGMSFRVKRMEVSSEVLILTSSPAPNWVRLLSGPDVLIGMGMIDQSKTMDDLWEIKPKVILSPA, encoded by the coding sequence ATGATCGATGGCGTCGTTGTAATTGATAAGACCCCAGGAGTCACATCCCACGATGTCGTCGCCCGGGTGCGTAAAATCACAGGCCACGCCCGGGTCGGGCACTTTGGAACCCTGGACCCCATGGCCACCGGGGTTCTTCCCGTCGCCTTGGGGAAGGCCACTCGACTTCAACAGTTCTATTTGGGGTCGAGGAAGAGCTACTGCGGAACCATCCGCTTCGGTTTCTCGACCTCCACTTACGACTCGGATGGCCGCCCCACTTCGGAGGCAAGGGCTGTCTCAATTTCAGCGATTGACCTGGAGATCGTGCGGAGACAGTTTGTCGGCCCCATCCAGCAAACTCCGCCGGCGTTTTCAGCCAAGAAGATCGGGGGTATTTCTTCCCATAAACTGGCAAGAAAAAACCAGCCGGTTGAACTCAAGCCCATTCAGGTCGAGATCTTCAGATTGGACTTATCGTTAGTCTCCGCCGCGGAGGCGGAGTTCGAAGTGGAGTGTTCAGGGGGCACATACGTCCGTTCGCTGGCCCATGAAATGGGGTTGAAGCTGGGTTGTGGTGCCCACCTCACGTCGCTGAGAAGACTCGCCAGTGGGGAATTTACCCTGGCAAAAGCACTGGACTTCAATCTTCTGAAGAAGGAAGCGCAAGGTGATTTCTCCCAAGTTGATTGGATGGACTATTTGATACCTATCAACATGCTCTTGCCTGGGATGGCTTCGGTAGGTGTTCCCGATGAGGATCTCGACCGAGTCAAACACGGCATGTCTTTCCGCGTTAAAAGAATGGAGGTCTCAAGCGAAGTGTTAATCCTCACCTCCTCCCCTGCTCCAAACTGGGTCAGATTGTTAAGCGGACCAGATGTCCTCATTGGAATGGGGATGATTGACCAGTCCAAAACCATGGATGACCTGTGGGAGATAAAACCGAAGGTCATCCTCTCGCCCGCGTAA
- a CDS encoding ribosome maturation factor RimP, whose amino-acid sequence MWVLFMEVLEPIRALADRVIREEGLELVDIEWAGTVNSRFLRLYIDRAPEGVTVEDCERVSKRLGVLLDVEDLIPHRYHLEVSSPGLDRKLMRAEDYQRFLGRLAKIRTRAPIEAGRSFQGRLVKFQEGIITLAVSRTHHVEIPFDQVEKANLVVEW is encoded by the coding sequence TTGTGGGTATTATTTATGGAAGTTTTGGAGCCGATCCGAGCACTGGCCGACCGGGTCATTCGGGAGGAGGGGTTGGAATTGGTCGACATCGAATGGGCCGGCACAGTCAACAGCCGCTTCCTGCGGTTGTACATCGATCGGGCTCCCGAGGGCGTGACCGTGGAAGATTGCGAGCGTGTGAGCAAGCGGCTGGGGGTGCTTTTGGATGTGGAAGATCTCATCCCCCACCGGTACCATCTGGAAGTCTCTTCCCCCGGCCTGGATCGCAAGCTGATGCGCGCGGAAGACTATCAGCGGTTTCTCGGCCGGCTCGCCAAGATTCGCACCCGCGCACCCATTGAAGCGGGCAGGTCCTTTCAGGGAAGATTGGTGAAGTTCCAGGAGGGGATCATTACCCTCGCGGTTTCCCGGACCCATCACGTGGAAATTCCTTTCGATCAAGTTGAAAAAGCTAATCTTGTGGTGGAGTGGTAG
- the nusA gene encoding transcription termination factor NusA: protein MLNELYESIDQLAKEKGIDPKIVLTAVEDALLVAARKYYKTNEDLFAKFDEETGRIQVYSVKKVLDEVTNPLKEMSLEEARRINPSAQIDDEIRIPKSIEVLGRIAAQTAKQVIFQKVREAERDNVFGEYSNRIGELMNCTVKRFENGDIIVDLGKTEGVVPKREQSRLEKFSFGERVRAVIVRVDKSSKLPQVVLSRADPQLVIRMFEMEVPEIYDSTVAVKGCVREAGERTKIAVLSKDRDVDSVGACVGMKGLRVQAVIRELRGEKIDIIEYSDDIVSFATHALSPAKVSRVAILDPEDRELEVVVEDSQLSLAIGKKGQNVRLASKLIGWHIDVKSEEEKRREVESQMAAMAHAQTSIAELEGLTPKLVEKLQEAGIKTVEDLGNQTPEQLMQLQGIGEKMVEKIRDAVEKFYEALEQTEAEEAAAEEAAAEAAAEEAAAQQKAFAADAPEPAEAEEGGVEALAGEVAEEELPESPSEDEELPDSEPELLEEAEPSSSPEEEGTEEKPVDSAPAGRSKKEEKS, encoded by the coding sequence ATGTTGAATGAGCTCTATGAAAGCATCGATCAACTCGCCAAAGAGAAGGGCATCGATCCCAAGATCGTCTTAACGGCTGTGGAAGACGCTCTCCTGGTCGCCGCTCGGAAGTATTACAAGACGAATGAGGATCTTTTTGCCAAGTTCGACGAGGAGACCGGCCGGATTCAGGTTTACTCCGTCAAGAAGGTGCTCGACGAGGTGACCAATCCGCTCAAGGAAATGAGCCTCGAGGAAGCTCGCCGGATCAACCCGTCCGCCCAGATCGACGATGAAATCCGGATTCCGAAATCGATTGAAGTCCTGGGCCGAATCGCCGCCCAGACCGCCAAGCAGGTGATCTTTCAAAAGGTCCGCGAAGCAGAGCGCGACAATGTTTTCGGGGAATACAGCAATCGCATCGGGGAGTTAATGAACTGCACCGTGAAGCGGTTTGAAAACGGTGACATCATCGTGGACCTGGGCAAAACGGAAGGTGTGGTTCCGAAGCGGGAGCAGTCAAGACTGGAAAAATTCTCCTTCGGAGAGCGGGTTCGTGCCGTTATCGTGCGCGTGGACAAGAGCTCCAAGCTTCCTCAGGTGGTGCTCTCCCGGGCTGACCCGCAACTGGTGATTCGGATGTTTGAGATGGAAGTGCCGGAGATCTATGACAGCACGGTGGCGGTGAAGGGGTGTGTGCGAGAAGCGGGCGAGCGCACCAAGATTGCTGTTCTGTCCAAAGATCGGGATGTGGACAGTGTGGGGGCCTGTGTCGGCATGAAGGGACTCCGGGTGCAAGCGGTCATCCGGGAACTTCGAGGCGAGAAGATCGATATCATCGAGTACTCCGACGATATCGTCTCATTTGCGACGCACGCGTTGAGCCCTGCGAAGGTCAGTCGTGTGGCAATCCTCGATCCCGAGGACCGGGAACTGGAAGTGGTCGTTGAGGATTCCCAGCTGTCGCTGGCAATTGGAAAGAAGGGTCAGAACGTCCGCCTCGCGTCCAAACTCATCGGGTGGCATATCGATGTGAAGAGCGAAGAGGAGAAGCGGCGCGAAGTCGAGTCCCAGATGGCTGCCATGGCGCACGCGCAGACGTCCATCGCCGAGCTGGAGGGGCTGACGCCCAAGCTGGTTGAAAAGCTTCAAGAGGCCGGGATCAAAACCGTGGAGGACCTGGGCAACCAGACTCCCGAACAATTGATGCAACTCCAGGGGATTGGCGAAAAGATGGTGGAGAAGATTCGCGACGCCGTGGAGAAGTTTTACGAAGCGCTCGAACAGACAGAAGCCGAGGAGGCCGCTGCGGAGGAGGCTGCTGCCGAGGCCGCGGCCGAGGAGGCCGCTGCTCAGCAGAAAGCCTTTGCTGCCGATGCCCCTGAACCCGCCGAAGCGGAAGAGGGAGGAGTCGAGGCCCTGGCCGGGGAGGTAGCAGAAGAAGAACTCCCTGAGAGCCCTTCTGAAGACGAAGAACTCCCGGATTCCGAACCGGAGCTGCTTGAGGAAGCCGAACCCTCCAGTTCACCGGAGGAAGAGGGAACAGAAGAGAAGCCGGTGGACTCGGCCCCGGCGGGCAGATCGAAAAAGGAGGAAAAATCCTGA
- a CDS encoding amino acid permease gives MISPDEKLVRGLTLMDASSIVMGTVIGTGIFIVPAYMAQAVSTPLLVFTVWIFAGFLSMAGALTYAELGAAFPAAGGEYVYIREAYGPLFGFLYGWTYFLVGKTGSLAALATGFALYFSDLVPVNTIYFRYEYSFFGHPAALTLGHQVMVAICVIWFLSLVNVFGVVIGGRLQSFLTSLKVGVILLLVVLGLVMGRGSMSHFSSHLTPLAQTGLLSLFGVAMVKALWAYDGWNNVNMVAGEIKDPQRNLPLALIYGTGGVMLLYLLANLMYFYALPLDRLAASPRVASEAARTFLGNAGGTFVVVAVLISSFAAINGSLLSGARIYFAMAEDELFFARAAKVHPKYRTPVFSILVQATWASLLTLTGTYDQLLTYVIFGEWILYALGTTSVFILRKKYPGLPRPYKTWGYPFVPLLFVLVALFLLINTVMTDAKDSLMGLFLISLGLPAFWYWRRKRTARS, from the coding sequence ATGATCTCTCCCGATGAGAAACTTGTTCGTGGCCTGACCCTGATGGATGCCTCGTCGATCGTGATGGGTACCGTCATCGGGACCGGTATCTTCATTGTTCCCGCCTACATGGCACAGGCCGTAAGCACCCCTCTTCTAGTCTTTACCGTATGGATTTTCGCCGGATTCCTTTCGATGGCAGGTGCCTTGACCTATGCGGAACTCGGGGCGGCATTCCCGGCGGCCGGCGGGGAGTATGTCTACATTCGTGAAGCCTACGGACCCTTGTTCGGATTCCTTTATGGGTGGACCTATTTCCTGGTCGGAAAGACGGGATCACTGGCAGCCCTGGCAACGGGTTTCGCCCTCTACTTCAGCGACCTGGTCCCGGTGAACACAATCTATTTCCGCTACGAATACAGCTTCTTCGGCCATCCCGCTGCTCTCACGTTGGGCCACCAAGTCATGGTTGCCATTTGCGTGATTTGGTTTTTATCCCTGGTCAACGTGTTTGGGGTCGTGATCGGGGGCCGGCTGCAGAGCTTTCTCACTTCACTCAAGGTGGGAGTCATTTTGCTTCTCGTCGTGCTGGGACTGGTGATGGGACGCGGATCCATGTCCCACTTCTCCTCTCATCTCACTCCCCTCGCCCAAACCGGACTGCTGAGCCTTTTCGGCGTCGCCATGGTCAAGGCACTCTGGGCATACGATGGATGGAACAATGTCAACATGGTCGCCGGCGAAATCAAGGACCCCCAACGCAATCTCCCGCTGGCGCTGATCTATGGGACCGGCGGCGTCATGCTTCTTTACCTGCTGGCCAATTTGATGTACTTCTACGCTCTTCCCCTCGACCGTCTGGCTGCTTCTCCACGAGTGGCCTCAGAGGCTGCTCGTACCTTCCTCGGGAACGCCGGAGGGACGTTTGTAGTGGTGGCCGTCCTGATCTCGTCCTTCGCGGCCATTAATGGCTCCCTTCTCTCGGGGGCGCGTATCTACTTCGCCATGGCCGAAGACGAATTGTTCTTCGCCCGGGCTGCCAAAGTTCATCCCAAATACCGGACCCCGGTTTTCTCTATCCTTGTGCAGGCGACTTGGGCTTCCCTTCTGACCCTCACGGGAACTTACGACCAGTTACTAACCTACGTCATCTTCGGTGAGTGGATACTTTACGCCCTCGGAACGACGAGCGTGTTCATCCTTCGGAAGAAGTATCCTGGCCTTCCTCGCCCGTATAAGACTTGGGGGTATCCATTCGTTCCCCTCCTCTTCGTCCTGGTTGCCCTGTTCTTATTAATAAACACCGTCATGACAGATGCCAAGGACTCTCTTATGGGGCTTTTTTTGATTTCCCTCGGCCTGCCCGCATTCTGGTATTGGAGGCGAAAACGAACGGCGAGATCTTAG
- a CDS encoding Hsp20/alpha crystallin family protein, translating to MIKKYAAYVDFERLQQELNQLLEELSRLGPDIATWSSGNWHPPVDIFETKDEVVVLIELPGVRKPDTSVALKHNTLVISGRKYEDNTAENNACFLCLERSYGEFRRVVPLTTLVDPHNGRATLKNGILTIRLARIVDSRKSEYHIRIKED from the coding sequence ATGATCAAAAAATACGCCGCGTATGTCGATTTCGAGCGTTTGCAGCAGGAGTTGAACCAGTTGCTGGAGGAGTTGTCGCGCCTCGGTCCCGACATTGCAACCTGGTCCTCGGGAAATTGGCATCCACCGGTCGACATCTTCGAGACCAAGGACGAGGTCGTGGTGCTGATTGAGCTTCCCGGCGTTCGAAAGCCCGATACCTCGGTCGCTCTAAAACATAACACCCTGGTGATTTCAGGTCGGAAGTATGAGGACAACACCGCCGAGAACAATGCCTGTTTCTTGTGTCTCGAGCGCAGCTATGGGGAGTTTCGTCGAGTCGTCCCCTTGACCACATTAGTGGACCCGCACAATGGAAGGGCCACCCTGAAAAACGGAATTTTGACGATACGGCTGGCCAGAATCGTGGATTCCAGAAAGTCTGAGTACCACATCAGGATCAAAGAGGACTGA
- the rbfA gene encoding 30S ribosome-binding factor RbfA: protein MKEPSRRPEQVADQVRMAVGELLLRQLHDPRIGFTTVTGVKMSPDLRFARIYVSVFGGEEAKKKTLEGLHAAAGFIRRELGHQLKLRYTPEIAFEYDESVEYGAHIEDVIQQLKKSSDADEEENEK from the coding sequence ATGAAGGAACCCTCACGACGACCGGAACAAGTGGCTGACCAGGTCAGAATGGCCGTCGGAGAATTGCTGCTGCGGCAATTGCACGATCCGCGCATCGGTTTCACGACAGTGACCGGAGTGAAAATGTCGCCCGACCTCCGTTTTGCGCGGATCTATGTCAGTGTGTTTGGCGGGGAGGAAGCGAAGAAGAAGACCCTCGAGGGTTTGCATGCGGCGGCGGGGTTTATTCGACGGGAGTTGGGGCACCAATTGAAGCTCCGTTACACGCCGGAAATCGCATTCGAGTATGATGAGTCGGTTGAATATGGCGCCCACATTGAGGATGTCATCCAGCAACTGAAGAAATCATCCGACGCCGATGAAGAGGAGAATGAAAAGTAG